In the genome of Nocardia sp. NBC_00416, one region contains:
- a CDS encoding YidH family protein, which translates to MTRGPRSTAPGAAPPQRRDEETDREPDYRFTLANERTFLAWIRTAFALLAGGVAVGQLFTGEFDPATHRLLGGGCVVLAVLVAVGAFLRWRQVQAAMRRDGPLPGPVMVKLMVGGVLAAAVGCALLIGR; encoded by the coding sequence ATGACTCGCGGACCGCGAAGCACCGCGCCGGGCGCCGCCCCACCGCAGCGGCGCGACGAGGAGACGGACCGGGAACCGGACTACCGGTTCACCCTCGCCAACGAACGAACCTTCCTGGCCTGGATTCGTACCGCGTTCGCCCTGCTGGCCGGCGGGGTCGCGGTAGGACAGCTGTTCACCGGTGAATTCGATCCGGCGACGCACCGCCTCTTGGGCGGGGGCTGTGTCGTTCTCGCCGTCCTCGTCGCGGTCGGGGCCTTCCTGCGCTGGCGACAGGTACAGGCGGCCATGCGCCGCGACGGCCCGCTGCCCGGACCGGTGATGGTGAAGCTGATGGTGGGCGGGGTACTGGCGGCGGCCGTCGGCTGCGCGCTGCTCATCGGTCGATGA
- a CDS encoding ABC transporter permease, which produces MSITSPSTDRTSLKRRRPPRAGEGGSPRRIALGFGGGLIAIAAWYVVSVSGIVSGRGIPRPDEVVTAGWTLFTEQDLLFDIRVSVTRVMIGVIIGSVAALPVGFLLAWYPTLRAMMEPLVNFFRALPPIALVPLVIVYFGIGETARISILVYASFFAAVIVLFEGISSIDPLLIRAARVLGANRWEIFARGVVPASVPHLFTAVRVALGVSWATVVAAELVAAQRGLGAAIQDASTFYRIPDMYVGIVMIGIAALVMDLILKLAQSRMTAWQEKSK; this is translated from the coding sequence ATGTCGATCACGAGCCCCAGCACCGATCGAACATCTCTGAAGAGACGTCGACCACCGAGAGCGGGAGAGGGCGGTTCGCCCCGGCGTATCGCGCTCGGGTTCGGCGGCGGACTCATCGCCATCGCCGCCTGGTACGTCGTATCGGTATCGGGAATCGTCTCCGGGCGCGGCATTCCACGTCCCGACGAGGTGGTCACCGCGGGCTGGACCCTGTTCACCGAGCAGGACCTGCTGTTCGATATCCGGGTCAGCGTCACCCGCGTGATGATCGGCGTGATCATCGGCTCGGTGGCCGCACTGCCGGTCGGATTCCTGCTCGCCTGGTATCCGACGCTGCGGGCGATGATGGAACCGCTGGTCAACTTCTTCCGCGCGCTTCCCCCGATCGCACTGGTCCCATTGGTGATCGTGTACTTCGGGATCGGCGAGACCGCGCGGATCTCGATCCTGGTGTACGCCTCGTTCTTCGCCGCGGTGATCGTGCTGTTCGAGGGAATATCGAGTATCGACCCGCTGCTGATCCGGGCCGCGCGCGTGCTGGGCGCGAACCGCTGGGAGATCTTCGCGCGCGGTGTGGTCCCCGCGTCGGTCCCGCATCTGTTCACGGCTGTCCGGGTGGCCCTCGGGGTGTCATGGGCGACGGTGGTGGCGGCCGAACTCGTCGCGGCACAGCGCGGGCTCGGCGCCGCGATCCAGGACGCGTCGACCTTCTACCGGATCCCGGATATGTACGTCGGCATCGTGATGATCGGGATCGCCGCCCTCGTCATGGATCTGATCCTCAAACTCGCCCAATCCCGGATGACCGCGTGGCAGGAGAAGTCGAAATGA
- a CDS encoding GntR family transcriptional regulator, with translation MSAARPESGLAEHAYLCLRQAILDRRFEPGERLSVAVVTDRLGVGRSPAREAIARITYEGLARFEPNKGAVVANPDRGELVEIYEVREVLEGLACRLASQRVRAADLGDLRAILADQRAAIESGDVERHYIIDMRFHARIREIAANSKLATQLDLLQDQIRLAMSTTHRSPGGMPLALAEHHRIVDALESQDVLLAEFAGRGHIARLRKDLAIVEAAAAAPGTPVVEPPR, from the coding sequence GTGTCCGCAGCGCGACCGGAGAGTGGTCTGGCAGAACACGCGTACCTCTGTCTGCGTCAGGCGATACTCGACCGCAGGTTCGAACCGGGGGAGCGCCTGTCGGTGGCCGTCGTCACCGATCGGCTGGGCGTCGGCAGGAGTCCGGCACGCGAAGCGATCGCCCGAATCACCTACGAGGGGCTGGCCCGGTTCGAACCGAACAAGGGCGCGGTGGTCGCGAACCCGGATCGCGGCGAACTGGTGGAGATCTACGAGGTGCGCGAGGTCCTGGAAGGACTCGCGTGCCGGCTCGCGTCACAGCGCGTCCGCGCCGCCGACCTGGGCGACCTGCGCGCAATACTCGCCGATCAGCGCGCCGCCATCGAGAGCGGCGACGTGGAACGCCACTACATCATCGATATGCGTTTCCATGCCCGCATCCGCGAAATCGCCGCGAACTCGAAGCTGGCCACGCAGCTGGATCTGCTCCAGGATCAGATCCGCTTGGCGATGTCGACGACCCATCGGTCACCCGGTGGGATGCCGCTGGCCCTCGCCGAACACCACCGGATCGTCGATGCGCTCGAATCCCAGGACGTGCTCTTGGCCGAATTCGCCGGGCGGGGCCATATCGCCCGGCTCCGGAAGGACCTGGCGATTGTCGAGGCGGCCGCGGCGGCACCCGGCACTCCCGTGGTGGAACCGCCGCGATGA